In Desulfobacterales bacterium, the following proteins share a genomic window:
- a CDS encoding tetratricopeptide repeat protein, with the protein MKLKIILIITIIFSFTHNAFSYLIINPEKQLEFADYLFSKGDYPMAINEYKRFIYFFPEDQKIESAIFKIGMAYFKTKKYEYSINHFREHINQFPDINLSLKSYFMISDSYQKLNDYSSATSVLSDIFSITDDPNINDKTNYKIGWLYLEMNMFENAKQSFIKISESNYRQYQIDKIFLELPKEGYLPKKNPVIAGSLSIVPGLGYIYCERYYDALTSFILNGILFFASYESFKNDSPALGIFAGLVGFGFYTGSIYGSISSAYKYNELQKNNFFKSLKNLQINLSYNEKKINALFTYKF; encoded by the coding sequence ATGAAATTAAAAATAATATTAATAATCACAATAATTTTTAGTTTTACCCATAATGCTTTTTCTTATCTTATAATTAATCCAGAAAAACAATTAGAATTTGCCGATTATCTTTTTTCCAAAGGCGATTACCCAATGGCAATAAACGAATATAAAAGATTTATATATTTTTTTCCAGAGGATCAGAAAATTGAATCTGCTATTTTTAAGATAGGTATGGCTTATTTTAAAACGAAAAAATATGAATATTCGATAAACCATTTTCGTGAGCATATAAATCAATTTCCTGATATAAATCTTTCATTAAAATCGTATTTTATGATAAGTGACTCTTACCAAAAACTAAATGATTATAGCAGCGCCACTTCAGTTTTATCGGATATTTTTAGCATAACTGATGATCCGAATATAAACGATAAAACAAATTATAAAATAGGATGGCTTTATTTAGAAATGAATATGTTTGAAAACGCTAAACAATCTTTCATTAAAATAAGTGAAAGCAATTATCGTCAATATCAAATAGATAAAATTTTTTTAGAACTTCCAAAGGAAGGGTACCTACCAAAAAAAAATCCTGTTATTGCTGGAAGTTTGAGTATTGTGCCAGGACTAGGATATATTTATTGTGAACGATATTATGACGCATTGACATCTTTTATTTTAAATGGAATTTTATTTTTTGCTTCATATGAAAGTTTTAAAAATGATAGTCCTGCGCTTGGAATCTTTGCAGGGCTTGTTGGCTTTGGATTTTATACTGGGAGCATTTATGGTTCAATATCAAGTGCCTATAAATATAACGAGCTTCAAAAAAATAATTTTTTTAAAAGCTTAAAAAACCTGCAAATTAATTTATCGTATAACGAAAAAAAAATTAACGCTTTATTCACTTATAAATTTTAA
- a CDS encoding TrkH family potassium uptake protein, translating to MRWKYIFNIVGMLCIFLGISMIFPLLIGIIYRESTSIPILKSIIISFFLGSIFVLFFKTSKTEYMSSREGMAIVSFGWSAIGILGALPFYFGGVFSSFGDCCFESVSGFTTTGASVLIDIEVVPKAYLFWRAFIQWLGGMGIIVLSVAILPFLGVGGMQLYKAEVPSPVPDKLKPRIRDTATILWKVYVIISLSQVILLIVGGMNLFDSLCHTFTTMPTGGFSTKNKSVAHYDSVYFDMIIALFMVISGINFSLHYQMLTGKTLALWKDVECRFFVGLIIFFTLLVSFDTYQSVYTTIGQSLRFSFFQIVSIITTTGYATYDYEFWPPMSQIIIFFCMFIGASAGSTGGGMKCIRIMLCLKYCYKELFSLIHPRSISHVKIQGKPVPEDVLRSILGFLALYVFLFALCSLILASMKVDFVTSLTSVASCIGNVGPGFGLVGPCENYAQIPYFGKWLLIWCMLLGRLEIYTLIVLFVPEFWRK from the coding sequence ATGAGATGGAAGTATATTTTTAATATTGTAGGAATGCTTTGTATTTTTTTGGGGATTTCAATGATATTTCCTTTATTGATAGGTATTATTTATAGAGAATCTACTTCAATCCCTATTTTAAAATCTATAATTATTTCATTTTTTTTAGGAAGTATATTTGTTTTATTTTTTAAAACATCAAAAACTGAATATATGAGCTCAAGAGAAGGAATGGCAATTGTATCCTTTGGGTGGAGTGCTATAGGAATTTTAGGGGCTCTTCCTTTTTATTTTGGAGGAGTTTTTAGCAGCTTTGGAGATTGCTGTTTTGAATCAGTTTCAGGTTTTACAACAACAGGTGCTTCTGTTTTAATTGATATTGAAGTTGTTCCTAAAGCTTACCTTTTTTGGAGAGCCTTTATTCAATGGCTTGGAGGAATGGGTATTATTGTTTTATCAGTGGCTATCCTTCCTTTCCTTGGGGTAGGGGGAATGCAGCTATACAAAGCCGAAGTTCCAAGTCCTGTTCCTGATAAGCTAAAACCCCGAATAAGAGATACTGCAACAATTTTATGGAAGGTTTATGTTATCATATCATTAAGTCAAGTTATTTTATTAATTGTAGGAGGTATGAATCTGTTTGATTCATTATGTCATACATTTACAACTATGCCAACGGGCGGATTTTCAACTAAAAATAAATCTGTAGCCCATTATGATAGCGTTTATTTTGATATGATAATAGCATTATTCATGGTAATTTCTGGTATAAATTTTTCATTGCATTATCAAATGTTAACTGGCAAAACCCTTGCCCTTTGGAAAGATGTTGAATGTAGATTTTTTGTAGGACTCATTATTTTTTTTACGCTTCTTGTATCCTTTGATACTTATCAATCTGTCTATACAACCATAGGACAATCATTAAGATTTTCATTTTTTCAGATTGTTTCAATAATAACGACTACAGGCTATGCTACTTATGATTATGAATTTTGGCCTCCTATGTCTCAGATTATTATATTTTTTTGTATGTTTATTGGCGCTTCAGCCGGTTCAACTGGAGGAGGAATGAAATGTATTAGAATCATGCTTTGTCTTAAATATTGCTATAAAGAATTATTTTCTTTGATTCATCCAAGATCTATAAGCCATGTAAAAATTCAAGGTAAGCCTGTCCCTGAAGATGTATTGAGAAGTATTTTAGGTTTTCTTGCATTATATGTGTTTTTATTTGCACTATGCTCCCTTATACTTGCAAGCATGAAAGTAGATTTTGTTACATCTTTAACTTCAGTTGCTTCATGCATAGGTAATGTTGGTCCTGGTTTTGGATTAGTAGGTCCCTGTGAAAACTACGCTCAAATTCCTTATTTTGGAAAATGGCTACTAATATGGTGTATGCTTTTAGGAAGACTCGAAATATATACCCTAATTGTTTTATTTGTTCCTGAATTTTGGCGTAAATAA
- a CDS encoding HNH endonuclease: MKDKMHVHHVIWREHSGSDLPENLVTLCNSCHNKVHIKPKIDKKVKELFEGIQKQYVHTTILNSIMPEFLEWLQKEFKNVEVTYGYETKNKRRELNLPKTHSIDAYLISLGNNVATYQSL; the protein is encoded by the coding sequence TTGAAAGATAAGATGCACGTTCATCATGTAATTTGGCGTGAACATAGCGGTAGTGATTTACCTGAAAATCTGGTTACATTGTGTAATTCATGCCATAATAAAGTCCATATAAAACCCAAAATAGATAAAAAGGTAAAGGAACTATTTGAAGGTATTCAAAAACAGTATGTCCATACTACAATCCTGAATTCCATAATGCCTGAGTTCTTAGAATGGCTGCAAAAAGAATTTAAAAATGTCGAAGTTACTTATGGTTACGAAACTAAGAATAAACGAAGAGAATTGAATCTTCCGAAAACACATTCTATAGATGCTTATTTAATCTCGCTGGGCAATAATGTCGCTACTTACCAATCATTATAG
- a CDS encoding PIN domain-containing protein, protein MIIEYQDVLTRPEHVSGASTINEVLAFLRYICSIAYKQRIFYLWRPWLIDPKDDMVLEVAVASQNSYIVTHNLKDFKGVEQYFGITPVTPGKFLNIIRN, encoded by the coding sequence ATCATTATAGAATATCAGGATGTTCTTACAAGGCCTGAACACGTGAGTGGAGCAAGCACAATAAATGAAGTTCTTGCTTTCTTACGTTATATTTGTAGTATTGCCTATAAACAGCGCATTTTCTATTTATGGCGCCCATGGCTTATAGATCCAAAGGACGATATGGTTCTGGAGGTTGCTGTTGCCTCACAAAATAGCTACATAGTCACTCATAATCTCAAAGATTTCAAAGGTGTTGAACAATATTTTGGCATTACACCTGTAACTCCAGGAAAATTTCTAAATATAATAAGGAATTAA
- a CDS encoding toxin-antitoxin system HicB family antitoxin: protein MSLITVELPKSLHIKINELSEAEGISANQFLILAAAEKMSAILTENYLEEEARKGRREDFDKVMKSVPCVEPEDYDRI, encoded by the coding sequence ATGAGTTTAATCACAGTTGAATTACCAAAATCTTTGCATATTAAAATAAATGAACTGTCAGAAGCTGAAGGAATATCTGCGAATCAATTTCTTATCCTTGCTGCCGCAGAAAAGATGTCAGCTATATTGACCGAAAATTATCTTGAAGAAGAAGCGCGTAAAGGAAGGCGTGAAGATTTTGATAAGGTTATGAAATCTGTTCCCTGTGTAGAGCCAGAGGATTACGACCGTATTTAG
- a CDS encoding electron transfer flavoprotein subunit beta/FixA family protein encodes MKILVCIKQVPNIEAQLNIDNETGWISAYSPVEYRMNRFDEYALEEALKIKESHLDVTIDVISSGPERVIDVLKRAIGMGADNGIHINHLLEGFIPPEVVAELISQYALNQKYDLIFTGIMAEDDMQCLVGPMIAATMNLNCAVSVIQMKLDAKKKIINVICELEGGIHQSIQLSLPVLLTIQTGINKPRYPSLSNMLRAKKQIIQVILAKDLSKQYLKPMYQVVSLPQKSSTIQFIDGSSEEKAEKLLNILYAKSLLK; translated from the coding sequence ATGAAAATTCTTGTATGCATAAAACAGGTTCCAAATATTGAGGCGCAATTAAATATTGATAATGAAACAGGATGGATTTCTGCCTATTCTCCAGTAGAATATCGCATGAATCGTTTCGATGAATACGCATTGGAAGAAGCTCTCAAAATTAAGGAAAGTCATTTAGATGTGACCATTGATGTTATATCTTCTGGTCCAGAAAGAGTAATTGATGTTTTGAAAAGAGCTATTGGTATGGGAGCTGATAATGGTATTCATATTAATCATCTACTTGAAGGTTTTATTCCTCCCGAAGTAGTAGCTGAGTTGATATCTCAGTATGCATTAAATCAAAAATATGATTTGATTTTTACAGGTATTATGGCTGAAGACGATATGCAGTGTTTGGTAGGTCCTATGATTGCTGCTACTATGAATCTGAATTGCGCTGTTTCTGTGATTCAAATGAAACTGGATGCAAAGAAAAAAATTATTAATGTAATATGTGAGCTCGAAGGAGGTATCCATCAATCTATTCAATTGTCCTTACCGGTATTACTGACTATACAGACTGGAATTAATAAGCCCCGCTATCCATCATTGTCTAACATGCTTAGGGCAAAAAAACAGATAATTCAGGTAATATTAGCAAAGGATTTAAGTAAGCAATATTTAAAACCAATGTATCAGGTTGTATCTTTGCCACAAAAATCAAGCACTATTCAGTTTATAGATGGGAGTTCGGAAGAAAAAGCGGAAAAGCTTTTAAATATATTATATGCAAAATCATTGCTTAAATAA
- a CDS encoding electron transfer flavoprotein subunit alpha/FixB family protein, giving the protein MKILLIADTINDNLIPSYKDLLGVSNLFSQSIDLTAVLIIPSGKPLPKEILDEINMTNLNSIDIINLINPIFNHPHPLLFADTLKRFIRDLKPEIICFPHTMRGCQMAANLSISCSINSITAVESVIYQNNKFLFQRSLMNGKWIATVRPQTDSYILTLNSGAFANITSDNNTNTINKLGIEEIFQTSDTYISLNVQPSIKHDKALEEAEVIVSAGRGIAKKENIDLIRKTISIFKNAALGASRPLCDLGWFPYSHQVGETGRQVAPKLYLACGISGAQQHINGMRGSQCIIAINIDPQSAIFSIADYGIIEKIEKFLPILIEKIHRD; this is encoded by the coding sequence ATGAAGATTCTTTTAATAGCTGATACAATCAATGATAATTTGATTCCTTCTTATAAAGATTTATTAGGTGTTTCAAATTTATTTTCTCAATCAATAGATTTAACGGCAGTTCTAATTATTCCAAGCGGTAAGCCGTTACCAAAAGAAATATTAGACGAAATTAATATGACTAACTTAAATTCTATAGATATTATAAATTTAATTAATCCGATTTTTAATCATCCGCACCCGTTGTTGTTTGCGGACACGTTAAAAAGATTTATCAGAGATTTAAAGCCTGAGATTATTTGTTTTCCGCACACCATGAGAGGCTGCCAAATGGCTGCAAATTTGTCTATATCATGTAGTATTAATTCTATTACAGCGGTTGAGTCAGTCATTTATCAGAATAATAAATTTTTATTTCAAAGATCCCTAATGAATGGAAAATGGATAGCGACTGTTAGACCTCAAACCGATTCATATATTTTAACTCTAAATTCAGGAGCTTTCGCAAATATTACATCTGATAATAATACAAATACGATCAATAAATTAGGCATTGAAGAAATTTTTCAAACATCTGATACATACATATCATTGAATGTTCAGCCCTCTATAAAACATGATAAAGCATTGGAAGAAGCTGAAGTTATTGTTTCTGCTGGCAGAGGTATTGCCAAAAAGGAAAATATTGATTTAATTCGTAAAACTATATCAATATTTAAAAATGCTGCTTTAGGAGCATCAAGGCCATTATGTGATTTGGGCTGGTTTCCTTATTCTCATCAGGTAGGAGAAACAGGCAGACAAGTGGCCCCGAAGCTATACTTAGCTTGTGGAATATCTGGCGCTCAGCAGCATATAAATGGCATGAGAGGTTCTCAATGTATTATAGCTATCAATATTGATCCCCAGTCTGCCATTTTTTCTATCGCGGATTATGGTATTATTGAGAAAATCGAAAAATTTTTACCGATTTTGATCGAAAAAATACATAGAGATTAA
- a CDS encoding bifunctional (p)ppGpp synthetase/guanosine-3',5'-bis(diphosphate) 3'-pyrophosphohydrolase: MLFQENYNNSLKKIIDDYSIKPDDIILEAFQFAYNAHMNQKRKSGEPYIIHPLSVFEILVKEFGLKDPYILVASLLHDCVEDSPKVTKSHIAKQFGEDIALLVDGCTKMIKTNLSKKSRTELTHKKIFLTASREIGVMIIKLADRLHNIRTLDSLENSQKKHTIAEETVEVYAPMAAKLNLFPLKRELYGKAIPYLEQCRKEIPKIRKFIAEIYKSKDTSEVNSLIEEELKAICIPFKVRPRPKDLGAYYSHKKKTININNAENQIDFTIVLDTTDILNCYKVLGLINKAFIPVPKSIRDYIANPKPNGYKSLHCRVTYKKYSYLIKIRTNDMDRWANYGFLQYWIMDKNSDKSYWVEIIDTLASLGEYKASGTQIRTTLQTSEEEMFVYSPKRDIFYLPKGSIVLDFAYKIHSEIGNKCEYAIVNGQKVKYSTQLKDGDTVLIIKTDADLDVDSSLESLCRTVKAKAAVNRKLQKKLKEYATQIGKALLINELNMQGHVVFEEIINSEDFSNFLNYYQMSDASQFFMRIGQDLISPKILNFYINGTNKKKDQKKNNEIQPYSILISQIEKGVHKFSQCCNPFPGEKNLIATLSERGVSFHKDKCQDLFNRYNLTNHNLVHIKWNYEIKWKAPLIFDIIIKNASMNSIFKAISQLNETIQIHKIEKLVKNVKSETARIIVEFENFMDSSLFLNSFDSESISIEQYGRIQLE, encoded by the coding sequence ATGTTATTTCAAGAGAATTATAACAATTCATTGAAAAAAATTATAGACGATTATTCAATTAAACCAGATGATATTATTTTAGAAGCCTTTCAGTTTGCGTATAATGCCCATATGAATCAAAAAAGAAAATCAGGTGAACCTTATATAATTCATCCTTTATCAGTTTTTGAAATTTTGGTTAAAGAATTTGGTTTAAAAGATCCTTATATTCTAGTAGCTTCCCTTCTCCATGATTGCGTAGAGGATTCCCCCAAAGTGACAAAGAGTCATATTGCAAAACAATTTGGTGAAGATATTGCCCTGTTAGTTGACGGATGTACAAAAATGATAAAAACAAACCTTTCTAAAAAAAGCCGAACAGAGCTTACACATAAAAAAATTTTTTTAACTGCCAGCCGCGAAATAGGCGTTATGATAATTAAATTAGCCGATAGACTGCATAATATAAGAACATTAGATAGCTTAGAAAATAGCCAAAAAAAACATACAATTGCTGAAGAGACTGTAGAAGTATATGCGCCTATGGCTGCTAAGCTTAATCTTTTCCCTTTAAAACGTGAATTATACGGGAAAGCTATTCCTTATTTGGAACAATGCCGCAAAGAAATTCCTAAAATAAGAAAATTCATAGCAGAAATTTATAAATCTAAAGATACATCCGAAGTAAACAGTCTTATAGAAGAAGAACTAAAGGCTATTTGTATTCCTTTTAAAGTTCGTCCAAGACCAAAGGATCTTGGTGCTTATTACTCCCATAAAAAAAAGACAATAAATATCAATAATGCTGAAAATCAAATAGACTTTACAATTGTCCTCGATACTACAGATATACTAAACTGCTATAAAGTATTAGGCTTAATAAATAAAGCCTTTATACCTGTGCCTAAAAGTATTCGAGACTATATTGCAAATCCAAAACCTAATGGGTACAAAAGTCTGCACTGCCGAGTAACGTATAAAAAATATAGTTACTTAATAAAAATTAGAACAAACGACATGGATAGATGGGCTAATTACGGTTTTTTACAATATTGGATAATGGATAAAAACAGTGATAAATCTTATTGGGTAGAAATAATCGATACCCTTGCGAGCTTAGGTGAATATAAAGCAAGCGGAACTCAAATCAGAACAACTTTGCAAACCTCTGAAGAAGAAATGTTCGTTTATTCTCCTAAAAGGGACATTTTTTACTTGCCAAAAGGAAGCATAGTTTTAGACTTTGCTTATAAAATTCATTCTGAAATCGGTAATAAGTGTGAATACGCTATTGTTAACGGCCAAAAAGTGAAATATTCCACGCAGCTTAAAGATGGTGATACTGTTTTAATAATTAAAACTGATGCTGACTTAGACGTTGATTCAAGCCTTGAATCTCTCTGTAGAACAGTAAAAGCAAAAGCAGCAGTCAATCGGAAACTACAAAAGAAACTTAAAGAATATGCTACTCAAATTGGCAAAGCTCTCCTTATTAATGAATTAAATATGCAAGGCCACGTTGTTTTTGAAGAAATTATAAATAGTGAAGATTTTTCTAATTTTCTTAATTATTATCAAATGTCAGATGCATCTCAATTTTTTATGAGAATTGGCCAAGATCTAATTTCTCCTAAAATACTTAATTTTTACATAAACGGAACTAACAAAAAAAAAGATCAGAAAAAAAATAACGAAATTCAACCTTATTCAATCTTGATATCTCAAATTGAAAAAGGAGTTCATAAATTCTCCCAATGCTGTAATCCTTTCCCTGGAGAAAAAAATCTTATTGCAACTTTAAGTGAAAGAGGAGTTTCTTTCCATAAAGATAAATGCCAAGATCTTTTCAATCGTTATAATTTAACAAACCATAACTTAGTACACATTAAATGGAATTACGAAATTAAGTGGAAAGCTCCTTTAATATTTGATATAATTATAAAAAATGCATCCATGAACTCAATTTTTAAGGCAATATCTCAACTTAATGAAACAATACAAATCCATAAAATAGAAAAATTAGTGAAAAATGTTAAATCTGAAACAGCCCGTATAATTGTCGAATTTGAAAACTTTATGGATTCTTCATTGTTTCTTAATAGTTTTGACTCCGAAAGTATTTCCATTGAACAGTATGGCAGGATTCAATTAGAATAG
- a CDS encoding HlyC/CorC family transporter gives MITDIIVLVTLLLCSAFFSASETALFSMSKTKARHLAKDESNVSKLIYSMKLDPHRLLATILIGNNVVNIGASSLATSIAINLFHDNAVSLATGVMTLLILIFGEVFPKSIATNHNIAISRLVIYPVYWLSIIFYPIVIFLNFLTQLLGQSEKKSSTTEEEFLTFVEVVEEEGEINKEEKELISNIIEFDDTNASEIMTPRADMFVIDLSKEVDFVEIGNSGFTRIPVIDGNIDNIIGILNIKDLFMHQAKTNILPDIKSIMTPPYFIPENKKLDKLLHQFKKRKHHIAIIIDEHGGVAGLITLEDVLEEIVGEISDETDKVESYITDLKNNEWLVLGKTIVEDVNKSIGIKIPITNDYDTISGYVLDVIARIPKEKEEINLEDFVISVKAMEGNRIKELIIKKK, from the coding sequence ATGATTACCGATATTATTGTTTTAGTTACTTTACTATTATGCTCAGCTTTTTTTTCTGCATCAGAAACAGCTCTTTTTTCAATGAGTAAAACCAAAGCCCGACACCTGGCGAAAGATGAAAGCAACGTTAGTAAATTGATATATTCCATGAAATTAGATCCCCATAGATTGCTCGCAACTATTTTAATTGGAAATAATGTTGTTAATATAGGAGCATCATCACTCGCAACTTCTATTGCAATTAATCTATTCCATGATAATGCTGTTAGTCTTGCAACAGGTGTAATGACACTTTTAATATTAATATTTGGAGAAGTATTTCCGAAATCTATTGCTACAAACCACAATATAGCTATCTCAAGGTTAGTTATTTATCCTGTTTATTGGTTATCAATTATTTTTTATCCTATAGTCATTTTTTTAAATTTTTTGACTCAGCTTTTAGGACAATCTGAAAAAAAATCAAGTACAACTGAAGAAGAATTCTTGACCTTTGTTGAAGTAGTCGAAGAAGAAGGAGAAATAAACAAAGAAGAAAAAGAATTAATTAGTAATATAATTGAATTTGATGATACCAATGCCTCTGAAATTATGACTCCAAGAGCTGATATGTTTGTTATTGACCTTAGCAAAGAAGTAGATTTCGTTGAAATAGGAAATTCAGGTTTTACAAGGATTCCAGTTATTGACGGTAATATTGATAATATTATAGGCATTCTTAATATAAAAGATCTTTTTATGCATCAAGCAAAAACAAATATTCTACCCGATATTAAATCTATTATGACCCCGCCTTATTTTATTCCAGAAAATAAAAAACTTGATAAACTACTCCATCAATTTAAAAAACGAAAGCACCATATAGCTATTATTATTGATGAACATGGCGGCGTTGCTGGATTAATTACCCTTGAAGATGTACTTGAAGAAATTGTGGGAGAAATAAGCGATGAAACCGACAAAGTTGAATCATATATAACTGATTTAAAAAATAACGAATGGCTTGTCCTTGGCAAAACTATTGTTGAAGATGTTAATAAATCTATCGGAATAAAAATACCAATTACAAATGACTATGACACAATTTCAGGATATGTTCTTGATGTGATAGCTAGGATTCCAAAAGAAAAGGAAGAAATCAACCTTGAAGATTTTGTTATATCTGTAAAAGCTATGGAAGGCAATCGTATAAAAGAATTAATAATTAAAAAAAAATAA
- a CDS encoding peptidyl-prolyl cis-trans isomerase: protein MVKLETSMGEIVIELYEDKAPKTVANFLSYVKDGHYDGTIFHRVINGFMIQGGGLTSDLLPKPTKEPVENEAFNGLENDAYTLAMARTADPHSATCQFFINVKKNDALNYKSKTPTGWGYTVFGKVVKGHGVVNKIKAVPTNSKNGFDDVPSQPVTIIKAEVVNP from the coding sequence ATGGTAAAACTCGAAACCAGTATGGGCGAAATTGTTATAGAACTTTATGAGGATAAAGCGCCTAAAACTGTAGCAAATTTTTTAAGTTATGTTAAAGACGGTCATTATGATGGAACCATCTTTCATAGAGTTATAAATGGTTTTATGATACAGGGAGGAGGTTTAACCTCTGATTTATTGCCAAAGCCTACAAAAGAGCCTGTTGAAAACGAAGCATTTAATGGCCTTGAAAATGATGCTTATACATTAGCAATGGCTCGAACAGCAGATCCCCATAGTGCTACCTGCCAATTTTTCATTAATGTGAAAAAAAATGATGCTTTGAACTATAAATCTAAAACCCCAACAGGCTGGGGATACACCGTATTTGGAAAAGTTGTCAAAGGACATGGAGTCGTTAATAAAATTAAAGCTGTCCCAACCAATAGTAAAAATGGATTTGATGATGTCCCTTCTCAGCCCGTCACAATAATCAAAGCAGAGGTTGTAAATCCTTAA
- a CDS encoding MBL fold metallo-hydrolase: METNIIKISDKLYLIGLFPLISGFEDFIGAWLYKGEKNILIDVGPQVTAESLLESLKNMGVTKIDYILLTHIHIDHAGGIGIISENFPNASIILHSSGIPHIADPVRIQEGTIKTLGNIGKSYGPFTPVQADRLVDASKINNNYFKTIFTPGHAPHHISYMIDEYLFAGEASGVYINIHNNEFYLRPATPTKFMLETSIKSIDNLIAENPKTICFGHFGINESAIKMLKKYREQLLNWHKIISKEVKRSENKDLIHICLEKLLHEDIFLKNFINLENAKKNRERIFLQNSIKGFLDFIINR; encoded by the coding sequence GTGGAAACAAATATAATTAAAATTTCAGATAAACTTTATCTTATAGGTCTTTTTCCTTTAATATCAGGGTTTGAAGACTTTATCGGAGCATGGCTTTATAAGGGAGAAAAAAATATTCTTATTGATGTAGGACCGCAAGTAACGGCAGAATCTTTACTTGAATCCTTAAAAAATATGGGTGTAACCAAAATAGATTATATATTATTAACCCACATCCATATTGATCATGCAGGGGGGATAGGAATTATATCTGAAAACTTTCCTAATGCGTCTATAATATTGCACTCTTCTGGAATTCCTCACATCGCAGATCCAGTTAGAATTCAAGAAGGAACAATAAAAACCCTTGGGAATATAGGGAAATCTTATGGCCCTTTTACACCGGTGCAAGCAGACAGACTCGTTGATGCCTCTAAAATTAATAACAACTATTTTAAAACTATCTTTACGCCCGGTCATGCGCCCCATCATATAAGCTATATGATTGACGAATATCTTTTCGCAGGAGAAGCTTCAGGGGTTTATATAAACATCCATAATAATGAATTCTATCTAAGGCCAGCAACTCCAACAAAATTTATGCTTGAAACTTCAATAAAAAGCATAGATAATTTAATTGCAGAAAATCCTAAAACTATATGCTTTGGCCATTTTGGAATAAATGAGTCCGCTATAAAGATGCTCAAAAAATATAGGGAACAACTACTCAACTGGCATAAAATTATATCAAAAGAAGTAAAACGTTCAGAAAACAAAGATTTAATTCATATATGTTTAGAAAAACTCTTGCATGAGGACATATTTTTAAAAAACTTTATAAATTTAGAAAATGCAAAAAAAAATAGAGAAAGAATTTTTTTGCAAAATAGTATAAAAGGTTTTTTAGATTTTATTATTAATAGATAA